A window of Cellulomonas fimi contains these coding sequences:
- a CDS encoding DinB family protein produces MAVSDVEPRVDSADPAAQLVAYLDYYRGAVERKTVGLTAEQLRTSLLPSGWTPVQLLAHLVHMERRWFVWGFLGEHVDDPWGDHAGGADGARWHVADAVTAADLVTRLHAGGRRTTAVLASTPLDARAALGGRFDSTPTPTLAWIAFHVLQEYARHAGHLDIARELADGTTGE; encoded by the coding sequence ATGGCCGTCTCCGACGTCGAACCCCGGGTCGACTCCGCCGACCCCGCCGCGCAGCTCGTCGCCTACCTCGACTACTACCGCGGCGCCGTCGAGCGGAAGACCGTCGGCCTCACCGCGGAGCAGCTGCGGACGTCGCTGCTCCCGTCCGGGTGGACCCCGGTGCAGCTTCTGGCGCACCTCGTGCACATGGAGCGTCGCTGGTTCGTGTGGGGCTTCCTCGGGGAGCACGTCGACGACCCGTGGGGCGACCACGCGGGAGGTGCCGACGGGGCGCGGTGGCACGTCGCCGACGCGGTGACCGCCGCCGACCTGGTGACGCGGCTGCACGCGGGCGGCCGGCGGACGACGGCGGTCCTCGCCTCGACGCCGCTCGACGCCCGCGCCGCGCTCGGCGGCCGGTTCGACTCCACGCCGACCCCGACGCTCGCGTGGATCGCCTTCCACGTCCTGCAGGAGTACGCACGTCACGCCGGGCACCTCGACATCGCGCGCGAGCTGGCCGACGGCACGACCGGCGAGTAG
- a CDS encoding WXG100 family type VII secretion target, with protein sequence MSRYEVDSAHVAQAAAGVQARAASIRSEVAAMHRQLADLQGTWRGSAATAFAGVVANWSSTEARLEQALDQISAAMHSAAQTYADAEAQASRLFTA encoded by the coding sequence ATGAGCAGGTACGAGGTCGACAGCGCGCACGTCGCGCAGGCGGCGGCGGGGGTGCAGGCCCGCGCGGCGTCGATCCGCAGCGAGGTCGCCGCGATGCACCGGCAGCTCGCCGATCTCCAGGGCACGTGGCGCGGGTCCGCCGCGACCGCGTTCGCCGGCGTGGTCGCGAACTGGTCGTCGACGGAGGCCCGGCTCGAGCAGGCGCTCGACCAGATCAGCGCCGCGATGCACAGCGCGGCGCAGACGTACGCCGACGCGGAGGCCCAGGCATCGCGGCTGTTCACCGCCTGA
- a CDS encoding DUF4031 domain-containing protein, with amino-acid sequence MTVLVDPPLWPRHGTTWAHLVSDTSLDELHAFAARAGLPRRAFDLDHYDVPDERLTELVALGAQPVSAGELIRRLRASGLRVPARDRGGHRH; translated from the coding sequence GTGACCGTGCTCGTCGACCCGCCGCTGTGGCCCCGGCACGGCACGACCTGGGCGCACCTCGTCAGCGACACGTCGCTCGACGAGCTGCACGCGTTCGCGGCGCGGGCAGGGCTCCCCCGGCGCGCGTTCGACCTCGACCACTACGACGTGCCGGACGAGCGGCTCACCGAGCTGGTCGCGCTGGGCGCGCAGCCGGTCAGCGCGGGCGAGCTGATCCGGCGGCTCCGGGCGTCGGGCCTGCGTGTCCCGGCACGCGACCGCGGCGGGCACCGGCACTGA